GCAAGTGTTCCAAAGCTGGACCTGGATGCAGCCTTtgaacagaaaaatgaaatagcaAAAGCTGTGGAAGAAGAGCTAGAGAAGGTaccttttgttattatttatatagtttagGATTCACCAAAACACACAAACCTAAACAATgaaatgtatttaattatatatgtatatgtaggCCATGTCACATTATGGATATGAGATAGTTCAAACTCTTATTGTGGACATTGAACCTGATGAGCATGTAAAGAGAGCAATGAATGAAATCAATGCAGGTATGACTTGGATCTCTTTGCTAATTGTAAAATATGCTgctcttttttccttttggatTTTCCTGCCCAAGAATCTATTGGTTCAATCAACACTGAGTTTATATTGACCAATTCTCTATTACTAGCTTTCTGGGATGAATGAGATATGAAAAGAATGTTTGACATATATCATTAATTGTGATAAATAGCTGCCAGGATGAGGGTGGCTGCAAACGAGAAAGCTGAAGCAGAGAAAATACTGCAAATCAAGCGTGCTGAGGGAGACGCTGAATCAAAGTATTTGGCAGGGCTTGGTATTGCTCGTCAGCGTCAGGCAATTGTTGATGGGCTAAGGGACAGTGTACTAGCCTTCTCTGTGAATGTACCAGGCACAACATCAAAGGATGTCATGGACATGGTTCTGGTAACGCAATATTTTGATACCATGAAGGAAATCGGTGCATCCTCAAAGTCAAACTCTGTTTTCATCCCACATGGACCTGGTGCTGTGAGAGACATTGCATCACAGATAAGAGAAGGTCTCCTTCAGGGCAGTGCTGCAAGTCAGTAGTCGCGTGTTCCAATTtgcaaatatatttatgttgggGTTATTGATAAAAATGTGTGAAGTTTTGTTTTACTTGTGGTCGTACAGTGTGACATAAGTAAAGAATGGGAATGGTGTAGGATATATTAAGGTTTTTGATGTGTGTAGTGTTGCTTTTAATAatggttttgttttaaaagcCAAATTTAAGTGTgatcttattattatattagcTATTGAATTTCCAAGCTGTGGTAAAGGAAATCAAAACTGAATTTTTGTGTGCATTACTTGTGCAAAAATATCTGGAAATGGTAATAGTCTGTCAAGTCGAAGGTTAAATTCTTGATGCGTAGCTGATGCAGATGGTAAATAAATGCTTGCAAAGTGATTGTGGTTTTTAGAATAGCACCTCCTTGTTACGGTTTGAACCATACAAGAGTTGGAGAATTaaggaaaaatgttatataGATCTGCCTAAATAACCGTTTTCAGACATTCTAGACAACTATAACGACATCTTCTATATGTAGGCCGGGGCTTCGTCTTCGCCAGCACAAAAGAAGCAAAAGCAGTAAATTGTACGCTTCGCATTAGGTTGTTAATGAGAATGAGTCAGAAGCATCTTAAGAGTATTTGACTGTAACTTCCTGTACATTAAGGTCAAATTCTCCTGTAAGATTACCTAGAGTCCAATTGAATGGCAGTGCTTCATTGTTGAATTAACATGGATTGTAATTTGCACGTGCAGATGTGCTCCTGGACTACattatacttaattttgaataaataatattatttgtatttattttgagtttacAATAAAGTATACAGTTATTTTTGTCactatatgatttaatattacttaatcCATAATTccaaatcatcaaatcacacgatgtcatatatcaaatatatatctatttatatacacaaaatagatatacataattttattaatacaagcTTAAACAGACATTACGATTTTGTAACATGGCTTGCTCATTCACATTAAGGCGACTCTTTAATATTGCCATAACTCCTGTTTTCCCATGTTTGGATTTTTTGACCCATGACAAAACATTGGATTAAACAAATGGCATAAGATAGAATTGCAGTGTTTTACATAACGGTAAACATACATCAAATTCGAGCTCCATTTGACAGCTTTTTTCAAGTCAAGCTTGAAGTAGCAACTCTTATCTCAAGTTCGAGCTTAAGCTTGCAACAAACTTATAGCTTACAAGTTTATCAAGTCCGCATCTATCTCATCAAGCCAAGCTCAAAATCAGCCATACTTGGCTACACTACAGCCCCAAGTACAACCCCCCAATAAGggtggaaagggcattcaaataaaaattgattatgttGTTCGATACACCAACCAGAATTATTTTACAACCCATTACCACAACAATCGTGAAAGCCAACATCACATGATGATATTAGCAAGTTCGTGAGAAACAAAAAAGATTTTACGTCTTTCGACCTGACATTATTGTTTTCCACCACTCAAAAGCTCGTTGTTCTTCCCCTCCAATACCAATAATGTTTACCTAGTCTATGGTTTGAGTGCCAAGGCCAGTCCAATCTTAGCGCTCTTCTCAATTGCTCTGGTGTCCACCTCTCCTGAGATAGTGAAGAGAGATTTTGGACGCCACTCATGCTGGATGAGAGCACTTGCTCGGCCATAGTTGTTCACACGGGCCTTCACTGAGGTCAAGGGGTCTAGTGCATGCTGAGTACCGATTGTCAGTGTGTTTTCATTGCTTGAAAAGCTATGGGTCAGTTCCGCACCAACAGCTGTATTGGTCAGTGGGCTTACAATGTGATAGTAGGAAGCACTAAGAGTATCATACTTGTCATTCCTGTACTCATCAATCAAAATCACACCATCAAAAACAGAGAATGAAGATGGCATACAGTGAAAAAGTAGCAGACGGcactgaattttaaaataaataaaattttaacagaatgtAAGTATGTATTACCCAACATAAGTTCCGATAATATTTGGCTCCaatcaattaaactaaaaaaatttaatgcaatAAATTTCAAGTAAATGTCCCCTCTAGACGATTAAAGAGTTAATATGACAATACAGTCAAAATATGGAAAAGAATTGCTTTATGCAGAAAGAAATACTTACAATGTCAAGGAAGCAATGAGGTCAGTATTGGTATAACTCAACCCTGCGTTGCACTTGGTAAAGTTTCCACTGGCAGTGTCGAATGCGAGATCGGTTCCAGCAGAGATAGAATTGTTTCCAATTACACCAGAGAAGTTAACAATGGGACTGGCAGTCAATCCAATGCCAGTGCTTATTCCAGCATACTCATGCTGGTACTGTAGTTCAACCTGTGCC
This sequence is a window from Mangifera indica cultivar Alphonso chromosome 5, CATAS_Mindica_2.1, whole genome shotgun sequence. Protein-coding genes within it:
- the LOC123217043 gene encoding hypersensitive-induced response protein 2 yields the protein MGQAFGCIQVDQSTVAIKETFGKFADVLEPGCHCLPWCLGSQVAGHLSLRVQQLDVRCETKTKDNVFVNVVASVQYRALADKASDAFYKLSNTRSQIQAYVFDVIRASVPKLDLDAAFEQKNEIAKAVEEELEKAMSHYGYEIVQTLIVDIEPDEHVKRAMNEINAAARMRVAANEKAEAEKILQIKRAEGDAESKYLAGLGIARQRQAIVDGLRDSVLAFSVNVPGTTSKDVMDMVLVTQYFDTMKEIGASSKSNSVFIPHGPGAVRDIASQIREGLLQGSAASQ
- the LOC123217605 gene encoding mitochondrial outer membrane protein porin of 36 kDa — encoded protein: MGKGPGLYSDIGKKARDLLYKDYQSDHKFTVTTYTSTGVSITSSGIKKGELFLADVSTQLKNKNITTDFKVDTNSNLFTTITVDEPAPGLKTIFSFIVPDQRSGKVELQYQHEYAGISTGIGLTASPIVNFSGVIGNNSISAGTDLAFDTASGNFTKCNAGLSYTNTDLIASLTLNDKYDTLSASYYHIVSPLTNTAVGAELTHSFSSNENTLTIGTQHALDPLTSVKARVNNYGRASALIQHEWRPKSLFTISGEVDTRAIEKSAKIGLALALKP